A stretch of Candidatus Effluviviaceae Genus V sp. DNA encodes these proteins:
- a CDS encoding KpsF/GutQ family sugar-phosphate isomerase — translation MSGRSDADIVASGREVLRLESDAVAAVAERLGPSFAEAVRTVLGAKGTVVICGTGKSGTVARKLAGTLTSTGTPAVFLHPADAAHGDVGVIDGGDVVIAISKSGEGEEILRILPVFREMAAAIIAITGNTGSSLASEADVVLDASVEREACPMDLVPTASTTAALALGDALAVAVLAEKDVDPAMFARYHPGGALGRRLLLRVADVMHSGEDVPTVPRDATMREAICEIANKRLGMVAVTGVDGRLEGIVTDGDLKRIIMRRADMLDARVAEFMTTSPRIIGRDELVVAALQKMESEGPITSLIIVDESGRPDGVIHIHDCLRAVG, via the coding sequence ATGAGCGGGCGCTCCGACGCCGACATCGTCGCATCGGGACGGGAGGTTCTCCGGCTCGAGTCCGACGCCGTCGCCGCGGTCGCGGAGCGGCTGGGACCCTCGTTCGCCGAGGCGGTCAGGACCGTGCTCGGGGCGAAGGGGACGGTCGTCATCTGCGGCACGGGCAAGTCGGGAACGGTGGCGAGGAAGCTCGCCGGGACCCTCACGAGCACCGGCACCCCGGCAGTCTTCCTGCACCCGGCCGATGCCGCCCACGGTGACGTGGGTGTCATCGACGGCGGCGACGTGGTCATCGCCATCTCCAAGAGCGGCGAGGGCGAGGAGATCCTGAGGATCCTGCCCGTCTTCCGGGAGATGGCCGCAGCGATCATCGCCATCACCGGGAACACAGGTTCGTCGCTCGCGTCGGAGGCGGACGTCGTCCTCGACGCATCGGTCGAGCGGGAAGCCTGCCCGATGGACCTGGTGCCGACGGCGAGCACGACGGCCGCCCTGGCGCTGGGTGACGCACTGGCCGTGGCGGTTCTCGCAGAGAAGGACGTCGATCCGGCGATGTTCGCTCGCTATCACCCCGGCGGGGCGCTGGGACGGAGGCTCCTGCTGCGCGTCGCCGACGTCATGCATTCCGGAGAGGACGTTCCCACCGTCCCGCGGGACGCAACGATGCGGGAGGCGATCTGCGAGATCGCGAACAAGCGGCTCGGCATGGTCGCCGTGACCGGTGTCGACGGGCGGCTTGAGGGCATTGTGACCGACGGCGACCTCAAACGCATCATCATGCGCCGAGCGGACATGCTCGACGCTCGGGTCGCGGAGTTCATGACGACGTCACCCAGGATCATCGGCCGCGATGAGCTGGTGGTTGCCGCTCTTCAGAAGATGGAGAGCGAGGGGCCGATCACGTCGCTCATCATCGTGGACGAGAGCGGTCGACCCGACGGCGTCATCCACATCCACGATTGCCTTCGCGCCGTCGGCTGA
- a CDS encoding HAD hydrolase family protein: MISFDRDAASRVKLVVADVDGTMTDGSLVIGRAGEEIKSFSVRDGIGIKFAQEAGIQVALLSGRRSEIVERRAEMLGITLIRLGHDLKLPVVEELAASLGIGLEEVVYIGDDVVDLVPIREVGLGVAVADAAQDVLEAADCVTEARGGHGAVRETIEAILRARGDWDDVVTRYLARKGSVASGGVA, encoded by the coding sequence ATGATATCGTTCGATCGGGACGCCGCTTCGCGCGTGAAGCTCGTCGTCGCGGACGTCGACGGGACCATGACCGACGGGTCGTTGGTCATCGGCAGAGCCGGAGAGGAGATCAAGAGCTTCTCGGTCCGCGACGGTATCGGCATCAAGTTCGCTCAGGAGGCCGGTATCCAGGTGGCCCTCCTCTCGGGCAGGCGATCAGAGATCGTGGAACGCCGCGCCGAGATGCTCGGGATCACGCTGATCCGACTGGGTCACGACCTCAAGCTCCCGGTCGTCGAGGAGCTGGCCGCGTCGCTCGGCATCGGCCTCGAAGAGGTCGTCTACATCGGCGATGACGTGGTCGACCTCGTGCCGATCCGCGAGGTCGGACTCGGTGTCGCCGTCGCCGACGCGGCGCAGGACGTGCTGGAGGCGGCGGATTGTGTGACCGAGGCGCGCGGCGGCCACGGGGCCGTCAGGGAGACGATCGAGGCGATCCTGAGGGCGCGCGGAGACTGGGATGATGTGGTGACGCGGTATCTCGCGAGGAAGGGGAGCGTGGCTTCCGGAGGTGTCGCATGA
- the kdsA gene encoding 3-deoxy-8-phosphooctulonate synthase, giving the protein MSKSVRVGSVEIGPGLPLALIAGPCALESLDLALRVGGRVRDLCAALGIPYVFKSSYLKDNRTSPGSYAGPGPERGLEMLGVIREKLGVPVLSDVHERAELPAAADALDALQIPAFLCRQTRLVREAARTGKPLNIKKGQFMAPDDMVRTAGKAIAEENRNVMLTERGSSFGYHDLVVDMRSIAVMRQAGFPVVFDATHSVQRPGAAGGVSGGSPEYVPLLARAAVAAGCDALFLETHPDPPSALSDAHSMVPLDALEEILKAARRVAGAVGRPTGDSA; this is encoded by the coding sequence GTGTCGAAGAGCGTGCGGGTCGGTAGTGTCGAGATCGGCCCGGGACTGCCGCTGGCGCTCATCGCAGGGCCGTGTGCGCTCGAGAGCCTGGACCTCGCTCTCCGCGTCGGAGGGCGGGTGAGGGATCTCTGCGCCGCACTCGGGATTCCCTACGTGTTCAAGTCGTCCTACCTCAAGGACAACCGGACGTCTCCCGGTTCGTACGCCGGGCCGGGGCCCGAGAGGGGCCTGGAGATGCTCGGGGTGATCCGGGAGAAGCTCGGCGTCCCCGTCCTCTCGGACGTACACGAACGCGCGGAGCTCCCGGCGGCGGCTGACGCGCTCGACGCTCTTCAGATACCGGCGTTCCTCTGCCGGCAGACGCGGCTCGTGCGCGAGGCCGCGCGGACCGGGAAACCGCTCAACATCAAGAAGGGGCAGTTTATGGCCCCCGACGACATGGTCCGGACGGCCGGTAAGGCCATCGCCGAGGAGAACCGGAACGTGATGCTGACGGAGCGAGGGTCGTCCTTCGGGTATCATGATCTCGTGGTCGACATGCGCTCGATCGCCGTCATGCGACAGGCCGGTTTCCCGGTGGTCTTCGACGCCACACACAGCGTGCAGAGACCCGGCGCCGCCGGAGGCGTCTCGGGAGGCTCGCCTGAGTACGTGCCGCTGCTCGCTCGCGCCGCGGTCGCAGCGGGCTGTGACGCGCTCTTCCTGGAGACGCACCCCGATCCGCCGTCGGCGCTGTCCGACGCGCACTCGATGGTGCCGCTGGACGCGCTCGAGGAGATCCTCAAGGCCGCGCGGCGGGTGGCCGGCGCGGTCGGCAGACCCACCGGAGATTCGGCATGA
- the kdsB gene encoding 3-deoxy-manno-octulosonate cytidylyltransferase, protein MIPARLGSTRFPGKVLADLAGRPVVWHVHERLAAAELVDAVLVATDSDEVAAAVRGFGGEAVLVSTPCSTGSDRVAEAVREREAHAVVNLQADQPLIEPSDIDRAIEVLRADRSLDMTTLAFRSDDPAAHADPHVVKVVTDHSGRALYFSRAAIPSSPEAGAGRGWYLHHVGLYCFRREALMRFAALERSPLELRESLEQLRALENSMAIGVVTASTETWSIDRPGDLTKVERRLAEG, encoded by the coding sequence GTGATCCCTGCCAGACTGGGCTCGACCCGCTTTCCGGGTAAGGTGCTCGCCGACCTCGCCGGACGACCGGTCGTGTGGCACGTACACGAGCGACTCGCGGCCGCAGAGCTGGTCGACGCAGTCCTCGTGGCCACCGACAGCGACGAGGTCGCCGCAGCGGTCAGGGGGTTCGGGGGAGAGGCCGTGCTGGTGTCGACCCCGTGCTCGACCGGGTCCGACCGGGTCGCCGAGGCGGTCCGGGAGCGCGAGGCCCACGCGGTCGTCAATCTCCAGGCCGACCAGCCCCTCATCGAGCCGTCCGACATCGACAGGGCCATCGAGGTCCTGCGGGCGGACAGGTCGCTCGACATGACGACGCTCGCCTTCCGTTCGGATGACCCGGCCGCTCACGCAGACCCCCACGTCGTCAAGGTCGTCACGGACCACTCCGGACGAGCGCTCTACTTCTCCCGCGCCGCGATACCCTCCTCTCCGGAGGCGGGGGCGGGAAGAGGTTGGTATCTCCACCACGTTGGTCTATACTGCTTTCGTCGCGAGGCCCTGATGCGGTTCGCGGCGCTCGAGAGGTCGCCCCTCGAGCTTCGCGAGTCGCTCGAGCAGCTGAGGGCCCTCGAGAACAGCATGGCGATCGGCGTCGTGACGGCGTCGACCGAGACGTGGTCGATCGACCGTCCCGGCGATCTGACGAAGGTCGAGCGGCGGCTGGCGGAGGGATAG
- a CDS encoding CTP synthase, with protein sequence MSKYIFVTGGVVSALGKGIASASLGYLLKSRGLSVTLQKCDPYLNVDPGTMSPFQHGEVFVTKDGAETDLDLGHYERFIDRELSQANNVTAGQIYDAILTKERRGDYLGGTVQVIPHVTNEIKDQILRLGTPDIDVVITEIGGTVGDIESLPFLEAIRQMRLDLGARETLFVHLTLVPYIKAAGELKTKPTQHSVRALRDIGIQPDILLCRTEHALSSDLKRKIALFCNVEEKAVIDARDVPTVYEIPICFHRDGLDDIALSKLGVEAPDPDLNPLDDFVERIKEPTGTVRIAVCGKYIDLKDAYKSIVEAFVHAGVENDVRVELVWTNVEDIESGGDASAFLETCDGILVPGGFGERGIEGKIASVGYARTSGTPFLGICLGMHCAVIEYARSVCGLTSAHSTEFDPDTPEPVIDFLPDQRGIVNMGGTMRLGAYRCDLSEGTRAREAYGEPSVRERHRHRYEYNNEHRSRLENAGLVSSGIYPEADLVEIVELPDHPWFVACQFHPEFRSRPRRAHPLFREFVAAAKRKSLGSEVERVEERAGR encoded by the coding sequence ATGTCGAAGTACATCTTCGTCACCGGCGGCGTGGTATCCGCTCTCGGCAAGGGCATCGCCTCGGCGTCGCTCGGCTATCTCCTCAAGTCGCGCGGGCTGTCGGTGACACTCCAGAAGTGCGACCCGTACCTCAACGTCGACCCCGGCACCATGAGCCCCTTCCAGCACGGTGAGGTCTTCGTCACGAAGGACGGTGCGGAGACCGACCTGGACCTGGGCCACTACGAGCGCTTCATCGACCGGGAGCTCTCGCAGGCCAACAACGTCACGGCAGGACAGATCTACGACGCCATCCTGACGAAGGAGCGCCGCGGGGACTACCTCGGCGGAACCGTCCAGGTGATCCCCCACGTCACGAACGAGATCAAGGATCAGATCCTCCGTCTGGGGACGCCCGACATCGATGTGGTGATCACGGAGATCGGGGGGACGGTCGGCGACATCGAGAGTCTGCCGTTTCTCGAGGCCATCCGCCAGATGCGTCTCGACCTCGGCGCCAGGGAGACGCTCTTCGTCCACCTGACGCTCGTGCCGTACATCAAGGCCGCGGGCGAGCTGAAAACCAAGCCGACGCAGCACAGTGTCCGCGCCCTCAGAGACATCGGCATCCAACCCGATATCCTCCTGTGCCGCACGGAGCATGCGCTGTCGAGCGACCTCAAACGGAAGATCGCGCTCTTCTGCAACGTGGAGGAGAAGGCGGTCATCGACGCCCGCGACGTGCCGACGGTCTACGAAATCCCCATCTGCTTCCATCGCGACGGTCTCGACGATATCGCCCTCAGCAAGCTCGGCGTCGAGGCGCCGGACCCGGACCTCAACCCTCTCGATGACTTCGTCGAGCGCATCAAGGAGCCGACCGGGACCGTCAGGATCGCCGTCTGCGGGAAGTACATCGACCTGAAGGACGCCTACAAGAGCATCGTCGAGGCCTTCGTCCACGCGGGGGTCGAGAACGACGTCCGCGTCGAGCTCGTCTGGACGAACGTCGAGGACATCGAGTCGGGCGGCGACGCATCCGCATTCCTCGAGACGTGCGACGGGATCCTGGTACCGGGGGGATTCGGCGAACGCGGGATCGAGGGGAAGATCGCCTCGGTCGGCTATGCGCGTACCAGCGGGACGCCGTTCCTCGGGATCTGCCTCGGCATGCACTGCGCGGTCATCGAGTATGCACGGAGCGTCTGCGGTCTCACGTCGGCCCACTCGACCGAGTTCGATCCGGACACCCCGGAGCCTGTGATCGACTTCCTGCCCGACCAGCGAGGCATCGTCAACATGGGCGGGACCATGCGCCTCGGCGCATACCGGTGCGATCTGAGCGAGGGCACGAGGGCACGGGAGGCGTACGGCGAGCCGTCGGTCCGTGAGCGGCATCGACACCGGTACGAGTACAACAATGAGCATCGCAGCAGACTCGAGAACGCGGGACTCGTCTCATCGGGCATCTACCCGGAAGCCGACCTCGTCGAGATCGTGGAGCTTCCGGACCACCCCTGGTTCGTGGCCTGTCAGTTCCATCCGGAGTTCCGTTCGCGCCCGAGGCGTGCGCACCCACTCTTCCGGGAGTTCGTCGCGGCGGCGAAGAGAAAGTCCCTGGGATCGGAGGTGGAGCGTGTCGAAGAGCGTGCGGGTCGGTAG
- the lptC gene encoding LPS export ABC transporter periplasmic protein LptC: MKTRNRGHSLRAPANSGILAPVVSRPNRVSGGLVPVRVSRIVFVLCAVTLLVLGGCRSQSPPGEEEGGVVPDQEIDAFSLTQTREGTPIWRLDADRALVFEDAGRIEMTGVRAVFFEKDGSVRSTLRAREGVLHERTNSMEATGDVVVTAEDETVLETEYATWSERTGTIETDRFVRVTRGDDVMTGTGLTADPDLRNIKVHSDFEAYIRTPEGELVEEE; the protein is encoded by the coding sequence CTGAAGACCAGGAACCGCGGGCACTCCTTGAGAGCGCCGGCCAACTCGGGTATATTGGCGCCGGTGGTATCGCGTCCGAATCGAGTCTCTGGAGGGTTGGTTCCCGTGCGCGTGTCCCGGATCGTGTTCGTGCTGTGTGCCGTGACGCTGCTCGTTCTCGGCGGGTGTCGCAGTCAGTCGCCCCCGGGAGAGGAGGAGGGCGGCGTCGTTCCCGATCAGGAGATCGACGCGTTCTCGCTGACCCAGACGCGCGAGGGCACACCCATCTGGCGCCTCGACGCTGACCGCGCGCTCGTCTTCGAGGATGCCGGTCGCATCGAGATGACCGGTGTCAGGGCCGTCTTCTTCGAGAAGGACGGCAGCGTGCGATCGACGCTTCGAGCCCGGGAGGGCGTTCTTCACGAGCGGACGAACTCGATGGAGGCGACCGGAGACGTCGTTGTCACGGCCGAGGACGAAACGGTGCTTGAGACCGAGTACGCTACCTGGTCGGAGCGGACCGGTACGATCGAGACCGACCGCTTCGTACGCGTGACGCGCGGCGACGACGTCATGACCGGAACCGGTCTGACGGCCGACCCCGATCTCAGGAACATCAAGGTCCACTCCGACTTCGAGGCATACATCAGAACCCCCGAGGGAGAGCTCGTTGAGGAAGAGTGA